Proteins encoded within one genomic window of Anastrepha ludens isolate Willacy chromosome 4, idAnaLude1.1, whole genome shotgun sequence:
- the LOC128861703 gene encoding arylalkylamine N-acetyltransferase-like 2 has translation MTGNKVQENKAGNVEIRRIQLSDHDEVLNFLRTHFYREEPLTIGSEPKEQDKEDEKFNMSQIAHGTSLMAVTESAVGGKRDRIAGVLISGPTSSNEAEHLFEEAARLGPTKWGKALQLLACTARDSNVGERYNVAKTLYIHILAVDAEMRGRAIAARLIEEVKKLGRQLGYPLMTVDCTSYYSARLCERLGMECINVVQYENYLDKEGKPVFSPPPPHNCLKTFAIRL, from the coding sequence ATGACTGGTAACAAAGTACAAGAAAATAAGGCGGGCAATGTAGAAATTCGCAGAATACAATTGAGTGACCACGATGAAGTGCTTAATTTCCTTCGAACACATTTTTATCGAGAGGAACCATTGACCATCGGAAGTGAACCGAAGGAGCAAGATAAGGAAGATGAAAAATTCAATATGTCACAGATCGCGCACGGAACTAGCCTAATGGCAGTTACCGAGTCCGCTGTTGGTGGTAAACGGGATAGAATTGCTGGTGTTTTAATATCCGGCCCGACGAGTAGCAATGAAGCTGAACATTTGTTCGAGGAAGCGGCACGTCTCGGTCCTACTAAATGGGGTAAGGCCCTTCAGCTGTTGGCATGCACAGCACGAGACTCCAATGTGGGTGAGCGCTATAACGTTGCGAAAACGTTGTATATTCATATCTTGGCAGTGGATGCGGAAATGCGTGGGCGCGCGATTGCTGCTAGACTTATAGAGGAAGTAAAAAAGCTGGGCCGACAGCTTGGGTACCCATTGATGACAGTAGATTGCACAAGTTATTATTCAGCAAGACTTTGTGAGCGACTTGGTATGGAGTGTATCAACGTCGTACAATATGAAAACTATTTGGACAAAGAGGGCAAACCGGTTTTCAGTCCACCACCACCACATAACTGTCTCAAAACGTTCGCGATAAGATTGTGA